Proteins found in one Malassezia vespertilionis chromosome 5, complete sequence genomic segment:
- a CDS encoding uncharacterized protein (TransMembrane:1 (o76-98i)), whose amino-acid sequence MSDRSSLLAAQTGSARRSKAHTYKALGIAQPALEDDAEHAFELEEQGTAVITPQMRTGSTPPVITAGFDPLTRTEIAWTSMAIMLVLLWAGIGVFLAVSHSTA is encoded by the coding sequence ATGAGCGACCGCTCCTCTCTGCTTGCCGCCCAGAcaggcagcgcgcggcgcagcaaagcaCATACATACAAGGCGCTTGGCATCGCACAGCCAGCACTCGAGGacgacgccgagcacgcATTCGAGCTTGAAGAGCAAGGCACCGCTGTAATAACTCCGCAGATGCGCACTGGCAGCACTCCGCCGGTCATCACCGCGGGATTTGACCCGTTAACACGCACGGAGATCGCATGGACAAGCATGGCGATAATGCTCGTGCTGCTCTGGGCAGGAATCGGTGTTTTTCTCGCAGTATCCCATAGCACTGCATAA
- the RLR1 gene encoding THO2 plays a role in transcriptional elongation (TransMembrane:2 (o555-577i808-826o); COG:K; BUSCO:EOG092605VL; EggNog:ENOG503NW2W) → MQAQDDWLRAAACALEQGSDAEALRTQLESTFTSDARAVQRALIVLLRHAALEPIAPAPDVLASIFTIHTPAFSDVLLDALWAVDWELDARQEVQSARDSDVDDVAWSGERVSLSSARARLAAILVAAVDHGVLDQTTTATRQDVPLLGAAGMVDPSIFQRRAIQIRTGRYFKQQKYNLLREENEGYAALLAQVTAQRGPPIAAELETGASVWYDDARVAEQETDEAREERAVALLGRIAALIGYFRLDAARALDVVLAVFTTHVVHHYPFFLTLLQKSTWKSERIACVLGFQFAHYANQDTREPAPENLYFVAALLVRADLVSLDALMPYLAPAQGLESLKKRHDDALASNSSGAQNALAMAAPLEADGDAEGPTTPAAPAYVPPAQLVHVMRALLACGAIKLVAPIVCQHAWLFAAYPSLMAAYVRIVKYMLQPAYDNIAMHTQAQGTSLGRALPPRLPHACAEQAPTLALTCCVPLPQATLVRRFFFFVDDWARNVVRCNDVDAVVSIALPMLRPVGAQLYQDTELLQILCRFCAAYMHMDLSLWLGVTRAMILPAISLAAPNPALLYALWSILEPLPYTERFRIYGEWKHRVYKRAELRACQKETEREARAILRRVSADNVRNMGRTLAKAAHPNPTVFFAVVLHQIQSYDNLIEPVVDAAKYLTAVEYDILTFSLLEALSNPDKERTKSDGTNLSLWLKSLASFAGAFYKKYASVNCTPLLQYLANRLVKEDTQDLVVLEELIQKMAGIEPIGELSELQIAALTGGFLLQQEAALTFIPKGVSAAPTSVLLARSAYKKGGAQLLRTLAASHLVLPILILIAQRRQACIFQEPDGDAHIKSLGSTFDTCQEILFQYVHFLVSTMPLEDFARRLPPPQDLCKRFAIDAPIAFHITRPKLVYEMRRLEKEEKSRAERKTSSECMDEALPEAEVEVKHSAETLAPNDDAVSEAQAANDNTAREAMDESVDEAAAEPPIETPCWNLALTPVVETMAECLPEGAICALGAPFFVTFWQLSLSDISVPMDRYQQEIARFRTWMREVDAAAELSENIKKSARNRLQDNITQLTAELKEQTLSYQTTRRRLAHESRFFFPADVDKGLLVEQLVAQCLHPRALLSPIDAMFAARFLRLLHTNGTQHLPTLAVYDALFCQHVAQTLFLATENEARSYARFLAAILGDMHAWLRNEAAYNREAISERVCGFALAWEGRRGIRQRDASTPLTWYAFRATVLRWHTSLSDAFIQCLQSDEYMRIRNAIVVLNRVASFFPLYSEHGKALGGAVDSIAQKESRGDLKVLAQGLVATLNKHASAWTALDVFTYVAPKKERKPSPPPKQKQKSSTAKAPKAALERAQPRPKPRKETPKESQAKDERRERHPAKRREEESRREEPVSLRIRGSDTRQEPRYRDRGWGESRRDTHDGQERPSRYSDKETWSSRRDETPRGNAAWNRRRPEEARDSKETARRPEEAQSKEDERSRKRSLADRLGSNESGASAPSSPATDARDTKRARRVERPALQSTDTDRSWNDRERERDPPMRAWGRDKGDAVRDRRGDRDRDRDRRKRRAGGDNA, encoded by the exons ATGCAAGCACAGGACGACtggctgcgcgccgccgcctgcgcaCTTGAGCAAGGCAGCGATGCTGAAGCACT ACGCACACAGCTTGAGTCCACATTtacaagcgacgcgcgtgcagtgcaaCGTGCACTTATTGTGCTCCttcggcacgcagcgctcgagcccATCGCGCCGGCACCTGACGTCCTCGCATCTATCTTCACGATTCATACCCCCGCGTTCTCCGACGTGCTCTTGGATGCGCTCTGGGCCGTGGACTGGGAATTGGATGCACGCCAAGAAGTACAGTCTGCGCGCGATAGCGACGTCGACGACGTAGCGTGGTCCGGCGAGCGCGTTTCATtgagcagtgcgcgcgcgcgccttgccgccATCCTTGTAGCCGCTGTCGACCACGGCGTGTTGGACCAAACGACCACTGCGACGCGGCAAGATGTGCCGCTtcttggcgccgccggcatGGTCGACCCAAGCatcttccagcgccgcgcgataCAGATCCGGACGGGCCGCTACTTTAAGCAGCAGAAATACAATCTTCTGCGCGAAGAGAATGAGGGCTACGCAGCGCTCTTGGCGCAGGTCACCGCGCAGCGTGGCCCGCCCATCGCCGCTGAGCTCGAAACCGGCGCGTCGGTATGGTACGACGACGCTCGTGTGGCCGAGCAAGAAAcagacgaagcgcgcgaagaACGTGCGGTAGCGCTCTTGGGACGGATTGCTGCCTTGATCGGCTACTTTCGCCTcgatgccgcgcgtgcgttAGATGTGGTGCTCGCTGTATTTACCACCCATGTCGTGCATCATTACCCCTTCTTCCTCACGCTCCTGCAAAAGTCGACGTGGAAGTCAGAGCGGATTGCATGTGTGCTGGGCTTCCAATTTGCACACTACGCAAACCAAGATACCCGCGAACCCGCACCAGAGAACCTCTATTTtgtcgccgcgctgcttgtgcgcgccgaccTAGTATCGCTCGATGCCTTGATGCCCTACCTTGCACCCGCACAAGGTCTGGAGAGTCTAAAAAAGCGCCACGATGATGCGCTGGCCAGCAacagcagcggcgcgcaaaatgccTTGGCCATGGCGGCGCCGTTGGAGGCGGATGGCGACGCAGAAGGGCCAACCAcgcctgctgcgccagcgtATGTGCCCccggcgcagctcgtgcaTGTCATGCGCGCTCTGCTTGCGTGTGGCGCCATCAAACTCGTAGCGCCGATTGTGTGCCAGCATGCGTGGCTCTTTGCAGCGTACCCCTCGCTGATGGCGGCCTACGTGCGCATTGTCAAGTACATGCTCCAGCCCGCGTACGACAACATTGCAATGCACACACAGGCGCAAGGCACAAGCCTCGGCCGTGCCTtgccgccgcggctgcCGCATGCATGTGCGGAGCAGGCGCCAACGCTGGCCCTCACATGCTGCGTTCCTCTTCCGCAAGCGACCCTCGTGCGCCGTTTCTTCTTTTTCGTCGACGACTGGGCGCGCAATGTGGTGCGATGCAACGATGTGGACGCCGTTGTATCTATCGCGCTCCCTATGCTGCGCCCtgttggcgcgcagctATACCAGGACACAGAGCTCTTGCAAATCCTGTGTCGCTTCTGTGCCGCATACATGCATATGGACTTGTCCTTGTGGCTTGGCGTGACGCGCGCCATGATCCTTCCTGCAATTtcgctcgcggcgccgaaTCCTGCGCTCCTCTACGCACTCTGGTCCATCCTGGAGCCTCTGCCGTACACGGAGCGATTCCGGATTTATGGCGAGTGGAAACACAGGGTGTACAAGCGCGCTGaactgcgcgcgtgccagAAAGAAAcggagcgcgaagcgcgtgcgattTTGCGGCGTGTAAGTGCAGACAATGTGCGGAACATGGGCCGGACGCTCGCCAAGGCCGCCCACCCCAATCCGACTGTGTTTTTCGCAGTGGTGCTGCACCAGATCCAGTCGTATGATAACCTGATTGAGCCTGTGGTCGACGCGGCCAAGTACTTGACCGCGGTTGAGTACGATATCCTTACATTCAGcttgctcgaggcgctcagCAACCCAGACAAGGAGCGCACCAAGTCAGACGGGACGAATTTGAGCTTGTGGCTCAAGTCGCTCGCGTCGTTTGCGGGTGCATTTTACAAGAAATACGCCTCGGTGAACTgcacgccgcttttgcAGTACCTTGCGAACCGCCTGGTAAAAGAGGATACGCAGGACTTGGTcgtgctcgaggagctgaTCCAGAAAATGGCGGGAATTGAGCCGATCGGCGAGCTGTCCGAGCTGCAAATTGCGGCGCTTACAGGAGGATTTTTGCTCCAGCAAGAGGCTGCGCTCACTTTTATCCCCAAAGGGgtttctgcagcgcccacgTCGGTgttgctcgcgcgcagtgcgtaCAAGAAAGGAGGtgcacagctgctgcgTACACTTGCAGCATCGCATCTGGTGCTTCCGATCCTGATCCtcattgcgcagcggcgccaagcGTGCATATTTCAGGAGCCAGACGGTGACGCGCACATCAAGTCGTTGGGAAGTACGTTTGATACTTGCCAGGAGATTTTGTTTCAGTACGTGCACTTTTTGGTGTCGACAATGCCACTCGAGgactttgcgcggcgcttgccgccgccgcaggaTTTGTGCAAGCGATTTGCGATCGATGCGCCGATTGCGTTCCACATAACGAGGCCCAAGCTCGTGTATGAGATGCGCAGGTTGGAGAAGGAGGAGAAGAGCAGGGCGGAAAGGAAGACGAGTAGCGAGTGTATGGACGAAGCGCTACCAGAGGCAGAAGTAGAGGTGAAGCATTCCGCCGAAACTTTGGCGCCAAATGACGACGCTGTGTCAGAAGCGCAGGCGGCAAACGATAACACGGCGCGGGAAGCGATGGACGAGAGTGTGGATGAGGCCGCCGCGGAACCCCCTATCGAAACGCCCTGCTGGAATTTGGCACTAACGCCCGTGGTGGAAACAATGGCCGAATGCCTCCCTGAGGGCGCAATTTGCGCATTGGGCGCGCCATTCTTTGTCACGTTCTGGCAGCTTAGCCTCTCGGACATTTCCGTGCCGATGGACCGCTACCAGCAGGAAATTGCTCGCTTCCGCACTTGGATGCGCGAAGTTGACGCAGCTGCCGAGCTATCGGAGAATATCAAAAAATCCGCGCGCAACCGCCTGCAGGACAACATTACCCAGCTTACAGCCGAGCTCAAAGAACAAACCCTTTCGTACCaaacgacgcgccgccgccttgcACACGAATCGCGCTTTTTTTTCCCTGCGGACGTGGATAAAGGATTGCTGGTCGAACAGCTGGTTGCTCAGTGCCTGCatccacgcgcgctgctctcgcCCATCGATGCCATGTTTGCCGCTCGTTTCCTCCGCTTGCTGCACACAAACGGCACACAGCATTTACCGACGCTCGCAGTCTACGacgcgctcttttgccAGCATGTCGCGCAAACACTCTTCCTTGCGACGGAGAATGAAGCGCGCAGCTACGCGCGTTTCCTTGCTGCGATCCTCGGCGATATGCACGCATGGCTGCGGAACGAAGCGGCGTACAACCGCGAGGCCATCTCGGAACGCGTGTGCGGATTCGCACTGGCTTGGGAAGGCAGGCGCGGAATTCGTcagcgcgatgcatcgACGCCGCTTACATGGTATGCATTCCGCGCTACGGTCCTGCGGTGGCACACTTCGCTTTCCGATGCATTCATACAGTGCTTGCAGTCGGATGAGTACATGCGGATCCGAAATGCGATTGTCGTTTTGAACCGCGTCGCGAGTTTTTTCCCCCTGTACAGCGAGCACGGCAAAGCATTGGGAGGAGCCGTGGATTCCATTGCGCAGAAAGAGTCGCGTGGCGATCTCAAGGTGCTTGCCCAAGGGCTCGTTGCCACGCTCAATAAACATGCCAGCGCTTGGACGGCCCTTGACGTTTTTACGTACGTCGCGCCCAAGAAAGAACGCAAAccatcgccgccgccaaaacAAAAACAAAAATCGAGTACGGCCAAGGCGCCCAAAGCGGCACTGGAACGTGCACAGCCCAGGCCCAAGCCTCGCAAGGAAACGCCAAAAGAGTCGCAAGCTAAggacgagcgccgcgaacGACATCcagccaagcgccgcgaggaGGAAAGCCGGCGCGAAGAGCCCGTCTCGTTGCGTATCCGCGGCAGCGACACGAGGCAGGAGCCTAGGTACCGGGACCGTGGATGGGGCGAGTCTCGGCGCGATACACACGATGGTCAAGAGCGCCCATCGCGCTATTCGGACAAAGAGACATGGTCCAGCAGGCGCGACGAAACACCGCGCGGAAATGCCGCTTGGAATCGGCGCCGCCCCGAAGAGGCACGCGACTCCAAAGAgacggcgcgtcggccTGAAGAGGCGCAGTCTAAAGAAGATGagcgctcgcgcaagcgctccTTGGCAGACCGCCTGGGCAGCAacgagagcggcgcaagtgcccCAAGTTCT CCTGCCACCGATGCCCGCGACACGAAacgtgcacggcgcgtcgagcggcCAGCACTCCAGTCTACGGACACTGACCGCAGCTGGAACGACCGCGAACGGGAGCGGGATccgccgatgcgcgcttGGGGAAGAGACAAGGgcgacgctgtgcgcgaTCGTCGAGGCGACCGCGATCGCGACCGCGACCGTCGGAAACGCCGTGCTGGGGGAGATAACGCGTGA
- a CDS encoding uncharacterized protein (CAZy:GH128; COG:S; EggNog:ENOG503P3HH) produces MAFNNMPKFGLSWANKNSFDINNFINRNVGWYYSWDATPGWKNATTDITFCPMLWGAKNAQDFNRRVTQDPNGKYNQGKCVLGINEPNQRGQADMSPLEACSLMAQYVVPLKMHGFHIVSPATTSAPSGTDWMDEFRTTCPGVWSAIDSVALHFYDTSTTKFKKYVNDWHDRYGKPIWVTEYACQNFNGGAQCSTQKTVDFHLEMGNWFEQQDFVQAYAPFGVMREMQGVSAPNRLIQNDQPNLLFNALTS; encoded by the exons ATGGC CTTTAACAACATGCCCAAGTTCGGTTTGTCTTGGGCGAATAAAAACAGCTTTGACATTAACAATTTTATTAACCGAAATGTCGGCTGGTACTACTCGTGGGACGCGACGCCGGGCTGGAAGAACGCTACTACTGACATTACATTCTGCCCTATGCTTTGGGGTGCAAAGAATGCGCAGGATTTCAACCGCCGCGTCACACAGGACCCGAACGGTAAGTACAACCAAGGTAAGTGTGTGCTGGGCATCAACGAGCCCAATCAACGTGGCCAGGCAGACATGTCGCCTCTAGAGGCATGCTCCTTGATGGCACAGTACGTTGTGCCGCTTAAGATGCACGGCTTCCACATTGTGTCACCCGCGACtaccagcgcgccgagcggcacgGACTGGATGGACGAGTTCCGTACGACGTGCCCTGGCGTTTGGAGTGCGATCGACTCTGTGGCACTGCACTTTTACGACACGTCCACGACAAAGTTTAAGAAATATGTCAATGACTGGCATGACCGCTACGGCAAGCCGATCTGGGTCACAGAGTACGCTTGCCAGAACTTtaacggcggcgcgcaatgctcaACCCAGAAGACAGTCGACTTCCACTTGGAAATGGGCAATTGGTTTGAGCAGCAGGACTTTGTCCAGGCGTATGCGCCTTTTGGTGTGATGCGAGAGATGCAGGGTGTCTCGGCGCCCAACAGGCTCATCCAGAACGACCAGCCTAACCTGCTGTTCAATGCACTTACGTCGTAG
- a CDS encoding uncharacterized protein (SECRETED:SignalP(1-19)), giving the protein MKGAIFSAVALAATALVSAAPVTKENAVVSTNEKWSNWNPYMVQKRSEDAPESDNKWSNWNPYMVQKRSEDAPESDTMVNYPFPPQVVELEPQKRSEDAPESDNKWSNWNPYMVQKRSEDAPESDNKWSNWNPYMVQKRSEDAPESDNKWSNWNLGMVQ; this is encoded by the coding sequence ATGAAGGGAGCGATTTTCTCTGCCGTGGCACTGGCTGCTACAGCCCTTGTGAGCGCTGCTCCCGTGACCAAGGAGAATGCGGTCGTGTCTACCAATGAGAAGTGGTCGAACTGGAACCCCTATATGGTGCAGAAGCGCAGTGAGGATGCCCCCGAGTCGGACAACAAGTGGTCGAACTGGAATCCATATATGGTGCAGAAGCGCAGTGAGGATGCCCCCGAGTCGGACACAATGGTCAACTATCCATTTCCTCCCCAAGTGGTCGAACTGGAACCTCAGAAGCGCAGTGAGGATGCCCCCGAGTCGGACAACAAGTGGTCGAACTGGAATCCATATATGGTGCAGAAGCGCAGTGAGGATGCCCCCGAGTCGGACAACAAGTGGTCGAACTGGAATCCATATATGGTGCAGAAGCGCAGTGAGGATGCCCCCGAGTCGGACAACAAGTGGTCGAACTGGAACCTCGGTATGGTCCAGTAA
- a CDS encoding uncharacterized protein (EggNog:ENOG503P00D; COG:D; MEROPS:MER0215827), with translation MEPMRAVITARYRGKEQEIEVDRASFVSELQEAFYFAFGVPAAHQKLLAQRPVAANLARILQRGLAPATTISEAGITGGMHITVLGATEIEVRRIKAEEGAWARRNGPRQYHLSMLRNTKPRSTTTPAPPPVFLKLAVHPGIRDTHHLYGKVMQYLERLANDPAVLHVCRLHAYKVGMLSELLPHEHPQLLGLNENRGQRILLRIRTDDADGTRDYKTTRRVLMHELAHNDVRTWCTYPQISGHPPEFKVLNSLLNKELEAFERAQESGSHTLRRGPAYEPATLGAAPGNVRGGAYVLGGKDAAQGVPCASDQLEERRRRILQATEARLAQLDKEIDTGCGNHLQQP, from the coding sequence ATGGAGCCTATGCGCGCGGTAATTACCGCGCGGTATCGCGGCAAGGAGCAAGAGATTGAGGTTGATCGTGCGTCTTTTGTATCTGAATTACAAGAGGCATTTTATTTTGCGTTTGGCGTTCCCGCTGCACACCAAAaactgcttgcgcagcgccccgTTGCCGCCAACTTGGCTCGcatcttgcagcgcggtTTGGCGCCAGCAACGACGATCAGCGAGGCTGGAATCACGGGTGGCATGCATATTACAGTACTTGGCGCTACTGAAATCGAGGTACGGCGAATAAAGGCGGAAGAAGGTGCATGGGCTCGCAGAAATGGACCGAGACAGTACCATCTcagcatgctgcgcaacacGAAACCGCGCAGTACCACCACGCCAGCACCACCACCAGTTTTTCTCAAGCTTGCTGTACATCCTGGCATAAGAGACACGCATCATTTGTATGGAAAAGTGATGCAGTACTTGGAACGACTCGCGAATGACCCAGCCGTATTGCATGTATGTCGCTTGCATGCGTACAAAGTAGGTATGCTTTCCGAATTGCTTCCACATGAACATCCCCAGCTGTTGGGATTGAATGAGAACAGAGGGCAGCGTATTTTGCTCCGCATTCGCAccgacgatgcagacggGACGCGAGACTACAAAACGACGCGGCGTGTACTGATgcacgagcttgcgcaTAACGACGTACGTACATGGTGTACTTACCCACAGATCTCAGGCCACCCCCCGGAGTTCAAAGTGCTCAATAGCCTGCTCAATAAGGAGCTGGAAGCGTTTGAGCGTGCGCAGGAGTCAGGCTCACATACCCTTAGGCGCGGCCCTGCGTACGAGCCGGCGACATTGGGTGCAGCACCCGGCAATGTGCGTGGCGGTGCGTACGTCCTCGGCGGCaaagatgcagcgcagggTGTGCCATGCGCCTCGGACCAATTAGAGGAGCGACGCCGACGTATTCTACAGGCTACAGAAGCACGGCTAGCGCAGCTCGACAAGGAGATCGATACCGGCTGTGGCAACCATCTGCAGCAACCGTAG
- a CDS encoding uncharacterized protein (EggNog:ENOG503NZ29; COG:U), whose amino-acid sequence MDGLFILGAQGRPIVLSRFRNRRLAYPLMFVDHMNNALRACASGDGFSQDRALPPVLAMPLHQDIADVQSVSSEEASEGSASPEHLHSSADDNVWSTDAAAGPSAEAEPRALPGAVLCQIKVGELRFVMPITRNIDPLVPLCFLHKVVAVLQEYLIGSGDASCMTEELIANNFDIVYQLLEEMLDGDGNVLITEVNLLKDIVLPPSWLDRLVQTVGLGSQTEQGRTSLASPIPWRGRHAKYTKNEIFFDFIEHISGIVDRHGTPVVLDLQGQLECSAKLSGMPELTVHLNTPKIMHDSAWHPCIRVKKWNAAHILNFIPPDGTVELGTYRLDAALGKSARSSVPPLHVHVRLDRHRANPGMLPFEIAIESRVEPQLALHAVLVEWQLGDAALGVDASVHEHGTFASGGIEQGTVVFDRAQRLLRWNISRLGAHSSITLRGAVLTTGETCHPLYALQVHFRVPSHSLSGLRASTIHVEKEAYTPAKGVRNSVVGALEWRY is encoded by the coding sequence ATGGACGGTCTCTTCAttctcggcgcgcagggGCGGCCGATCGTTTTGTCGCGCTTCCGGAatcggcgcttggcgtaCCCACTCATGTTTGTCGATCACATGAacaatgcgctgcgtgcgtgtgcgagTGGGGACGGTTTTTCGCAGGACCGGGCGCTGCCGCCAGTGCtcgccatgccgctgcaccaGGACATTGCAGATGTCCAGAGTGTTTCAAGCGAGGAAGCGAGCGAAGGGTCTGCGTCGCCGGAGCACTTGCATTCCTCTGCAGACGACAATGTATGGTCGACGGATGCGGCTGCCGGGCCAAGTGCAGAagccgagccgcgcgccttgcctgGCGCGGTACTATGCCAGATTAAGGTGGGAGAGCTGCGGTTCGTGATGCCTATTACACGCAACATTGACCCACTTGTCCCTTTGTGCTTTTTGCACAAGGTTGTCGCTGTACTGCAAGAGTACCTGATAGGGTCCGGCGATGCCAGCTGCATGACGGAAGAACTAATCGCGAATAATTTCGATATTGTATACCAACTTTTGGAGGAAATGCTGGATGGTGACGGGAATGTACTGATCACCGAAGTCAACTTGCTCAAAGATATTGTCCTCCCGCCCAGCTGGCTCGATCGGCTTGTGCAAACCGTCGGGCTTGGATCGCAAACCGAGCAGGGACGCAcgtcgcttgcgtcgcCCATTCCATGGCGTGGACGCCACGCCAAGTACACCAAGAACGAAATCTTCTTTGACTTTATCGAGCACATTTCGGGAATCGTCGACCGCCATGGCACGCCGGTGGTGCTCGACTTACAGGGCCAGCTGGAGTGCTCGGCGAAACTGTCGGGAATGCCGGAGCTCACGGTTCACTTGAACACGCCGAAAATCATGCACGATAGTGCCTGGCATCCATGTATCCGCGTCAAAAAATGGAACGCGGCGCATATCCTTAATTTCATTCCCCCGGACGGGACAGTCGAATTGGGCACGTACCGtctcgatgcggcgctgggcaagtcggcgcgcagcagcgttCCTCCATTGCATGTGCATGTGCGCTTGGATAGGCATCGCGCGAATCCCGGAATGCTTCCATTTGAGATTGCGATCGAGTcgcgcgtcgagccgcAGCTTGCATTGCACGCGGTGCTTGTGGAGTGGCAGCTTGGAGATGCGGCGTTGGGAGTCGATGCGTCCGTGCACGAACATGGCACATTTGCGAGCGGGGGAATAGAGCAAGGCACAGTCGTGTTTGATCGTGCACAGCggctcttgcgctggaaTATTAGCAGGCTCGGCGCACACTCGTCCATCACGCTCCGGGGTGCGGTTCTCACGACGGGCGAGACGTGCCATCCGCTGTATGCATTGCAGGTCCATTTTCGTGTTCCAAGCCACTCGCTCTCTGGCCTGCGGGCCAGTACAATCCATGTAGAGAAAGAGGCGTACACTCCGGCCAAGGGTGTGCGCAACAGCGTCGTAGGAGCGCTCGAGTGGCGCTACTAG
- the BEM1 gene encoding bud emergence protein 1 (COG:C; EggNog:ENOG503NU89; BUSCO:EOG09261JVS) has protein sequence MGSLRDLRATWRDRTTSSSRSSSRSVSGSHEKRKDCMQPPKQVIRATADYVSQTPYELSFRKGDFFHVMNNQLKEQAPGWIEACNPITNARGFVPEAYFDVLHRSAPSAAFDLVVKSDLNPSGVPPDSQTDNQRSGSTTPRPMSNWFATVKYNYVAERPQEMSVKEGDGILVLARSGSEWIVAKSFARLGPPGLIPMSHVVFRDTATGEQVSKADAQSLYSQMPSAQEWEKTNEQQRQNAIPLGKFDNTLDKMSKMSQDGPFPFRPDGPRRSLAGMQNATPQPSAVLMQSSHSENDSPKRRSGSWRSPSGSFISGMDSKWSLPSSCDQSLNTPQFLPAGVMVSATVEASHVDNKDYWYRLRVSYASMLHSPNSSEPLQWREMRDMTLFRLYEDFQEFHEGLLQDLAASNVTKQYTLPTMPGPPTSAAPHAAVQKLNELDAYLQQLAALPDEILRSASLRSFLELRPGDRCGISVSSCSNGRGSNTPLQTESPVFDVDLATQLQALRMKQCTVNTDGIPSPSNLSSSGVSDMFGPAGTLRTTPYHRIKVMRRGDVDQMLAVRMPTQFTRQSLLLKVQERLGDDIRVLQLDDKKDSLMINSDEELSVWLQSSIAMGKKLLLYADV, from the coding sequence ATGGGATCGCTGCGTGATTTACGCGCAACGTGGCGCGACCGCACGACTAGCAGCTCCCGCTCTTCTTCTCGTTCGGTAAGCGGCAGTCACGAGAAGCGCAAAGACTGTATGCAACCACCGAAACAAGTGATTCGAGCGACAGCCGACTACGTCTCTCAAACACCGTACGAACTCAGCTTCCGAAAAGGCGATTTTTTTCATGTCATGAATAACCAACTAAAGGAGCAAGCACCTGGCTGGATTGAAGCTTGCAACCCGATCAccaatgcgcgcggatTTGTTCCGGAGGCGTACTTTGATGTCTTGCATCGCAGCGCTCCCTCTGCGGCATTCGACTTGGTAGTCAAAAGCGATTTGAACCCCTCGGGCGTTCCTCCTGACAGCCAAACAGACAATCAAAGGAGCGGATCGACCACGCCGCGCCCTATGAGCAACTGGTTTGCTACGGTTAAGTACAACTATGTTGCAGAACGACCCCAAGAAATGAGCGTCAAGGAAGGTGACGGTATTCTTGTTCTCGCACGGTCTGGCTCCGAGTGGATTGTAGCCAAATCATTCGCACGGCTTGGACCGCCTGGACTGATACCCATGTCCCACGTCGTTTTTCGTGATACTGCGACCGGCGAACAGGTATCGAAAGCAGATGCACAATCGCTTTATTCGCAAATGCCATCTGCTCAGGAATGGGAGAAAACGAACGAACAGCAGCGTCAGAATGCGATACCGCTGGGTAAGTTTGACAACACACTGGACAAGATGTCCAAAATGTCACAAGATGGACCATTTCCTTTCCGCCCAGACGGTCCGCGCCGGAGCCTGGCAGGCATGCAAAATGCGACGCCCCAGCCAAGCGCAGTTCTTATGCAAAGCTCACACTCTGAGAACGACTCGCCCAAGCGTCGTTCCGGGAGTTGGCGCTCGCCCTCTGGTTCTTTTATCTCTGGCATGGACTCCAAATGGAGCTTGCCCTCTTCCTGTGATCAGTCACTCAACACACCTCAATTCCTACCCGCTGGCGTGATGGTCTCTGCGACGGTAGAGGCGTCACATGTGGATAACAAGGACTATTGGTATCGCCTTCGTGTTTCATATGCTTCTATGCTCCATTCGCCCAATTCTTCTGAGCCACTGCAATGGCGCGAAATGCGCGACATGACTCTCTTCCGTCTCTATGAAGATTTCCAAGAGTTTCACGAGGGACTCTTGCAGGATTTGGCAGCGTCCAATGTGACGAAGCAGTATACCTTGCCGACAATGCCAGGCCCGCCAACATCTGCGGCTCcgcacgcggcggtgcaAAAGTTGAACGAATTAGATGCTTACCTGCAGCaacttgccgcgcttccgGACGAAATCTTACGCTCCGCCTCTCTCCGGTCCTTTTTGGAATTACGCCCCGGGGACCGATGTGGAATCAGTGTTTCCTCGTGTTCAAATGGGCGTGGATCAAATACGCCTCTGCAAACAGAAAGTCCTGTTTTTGATGTGGATCTCGCCACGCAGCTCCAGGCACTACGGATGAAGCAATGCACTGTAAATACGGACGGCATCCCATCCCCTTCCAACCTGTCCTCATCCGGTGTATCGGATATGTTTGGGCCTGCGGGCACGTTGAGAACAACTCCGTACCACCGCATCAAGGTGATGCGCAGAGGCGATGTCGACCAGATGTTGGCTGTGCGTATGCCAACGCAATTCACAAGGCAATCGTTACTGCTCAAGGTGCAAGAGCGTCTCGGCGATGATATCCGTGTTCTTCAGCTGGACGATAAGAAAGACAGTCTCATGATTAACAGCGATGAAGAGCTTAGTGTTTGGCTGCAGTCTTCCATTGCCATGGGGAAGAAATTGTTGCTGTATGCAGATGTATAA